The genome window GTTGGGTGGCCGGCGAAGAAGGCACCATCCTCCACACGGAGGACGGTGGAAAAACCTGGACGCCACAGAACAGCCAGGTGAGGGCAAACTTGATGGGACTGGCGTTTGTTGATCGAAACCACGGATGGGCCGTGGGCGACCAAGTCCATGTCCTTGAGACGCAGGACGGAGGGCGAACCTGGACGCTGCCGCACCAAGAGTTGGAGAACGTCCTGTTAGGAGTGTCGTTCGCCAATGACCGGCTGGGCTGGGCCGTCGGAAGTGTTTCTCACATCCTCCATACGGCGGACGGTGGCGCGACCTGGTCGCGGCAAGACAGCCGCACCACGCAGTGGTTCACCGCGATTCAGTTTATAAGCTCGGACGAGGGCTGGGCCGTCGGCATGCGTGGCCAAATCGTCCATACCCTCGACGGCGGGAACACCTGGGAGCAACAGGCCATCTTCTTGTCGAATCTGTTCGGGCTGCATTTCGTGAGCCGTGAGCGAGGCTGGACCGTCGGACAGGATGGCCTCATCATGACAACAGCCGACGGAGGAAACACCTGGGTTTCTCAGGTCAGCGGCGTGTCGGATGAACTCTCGTCCGTGTGTTTTCTCAATGAGCGCGAAGGCTGGATCGTGGGCCGCAAGGGGACAATCCTGCACACCCGCGATGGCGGTGGGACCTGGACAAGAGAACCCAGCGGGACGAGCCGGAACCTCTGGGCGGTTCAGTTCGTCAGCGCCCAGCGCGGCTGGGCCGTCGGCGAAGGCGGCACGATTCTGCGCTATGTGGCGCCTCCGTAGAATCAGGGAGCCGCCGCGCACGCAACCCGTATCGTGACGCGCGGCATTTCTTAAGAACACTTGCGCCGGCAGACTCAACAGCGCCCCAAGTAAGGGGCGCCTTGAGTATCATCCTAGAACCGCAATTCGAGCCCGAGCTCATACTTCACGGCATGGTCGGCAACAGGCGCATAGATGCGCCCTGGGAGAAACATGCCGAAGTACGAGAATACGCGGGCATAGGGATTGACGAAGTAGTCCATCAACACGTCGAACTCTTGTCCCACGTCCTTGGTCGGTCCGCCGACTGCTGTGGTTTTGAAGGCGAGTGCTTGGCTCAAGACGGGTTGGGGACCGAGCGCGCCCGTCCCAGCCGGCTGGGCGAC of Nitrospira defluvii contains these proteins:
- a CDS encoding WD40/YVTN/BNR-like repeat-containing protein translates to MTGCDDSTTGRAAGARRHAGRVARLLLAIIALLPGCTNQPSKSDTSARWVSVTNGTSHALAAVRFLDTQNGWVAGEEGTILHTEDGGKTWTPQNSQVRANLMGLAFVDRNHGWAVGDQVHVLETQDGGRTWTLPHQELENVLLGVSFANDRLGWAVGSVSHILHTADGGATWSRQDSRTTQWFTAIQFISSDEGWAVGMRGQIVHTLDGGNTWEQQAIFLSNLFGLHFVSRERGWTVGQDGLIMTTADGGNTWVSQVSGVSDELSSVCFLNEREGWIVGRKGTILHTRDGGGTWTREPSGTSRNLWAVQFVSAQRGWAVGEGGTILRYVAPP